One window of the Chloroflexota bacterium genome contains the following:
- a CDS encoding ABC transporter permease, producing the protein MAAEAIALPVETRRPRATPSWLKLLSSRRARPAILPGIILTTIVVLGMLAPWIAPYDPDIIDMPSALADPSADYWLGTDQLGRDQLSRLLYGGQTTMTVSAISTIGIIAIGLAVGLIAGYFGGHVDLVISSLLTVLLALPSLLLSLAILGILGPGDGSLLIALIAAGWAGHARIFRASVLSLREQLYVESAISLGATPARILVRHLIPNLLPTVIVLATLDFGALLLTVSSLSFLGLGVQPPTADWGVMLNDARPYFSQVPMLMIVPGVCIALVAMTSNLLGDALRDLIDAGHRD; encoded by the coding sequence GTGGCCGCCGAAGCGATTGCACTCCCAGTCGAGACTCGACGACCCAGGGCCACGCCGTCCTGGCTGAAGCTGCTCTCCAGCCGCCGCGCGCGCCCGGCCATCCTGCCGGGCATCATCCTGACGACCATCGTCGTGCTGGGCATGCTGGCGCCGTGGATCGCCCCGTACGATCCCGACATCATCGACATGCCCTCGGCCCTGGCCGATCCGAGCGCCGACTACTGGCTCGGCACCGACCAGTTGGGGCGCGACCAGCTCAGCCGGCTGCTCTACGGCGGCCAGACCACGATGACCGTCTCGGCCATCAGCACCATCGGGATCATCGCGATCGGGCTGGCGGTCGGGCTGATCGCCGGCTACTTCGGCGGGCACGTCGATCTGGTGATCTCGTCCCTGCTGACGGTGCTGCTGGCGCTGCCAAGCCTGCTGCTGAGCCTGGCGATCCTCGGCATCCTCGGGCCCGGCGACGGCAGCCTGCTGATCGCCCTGATCGCGGCGGGCTGGGCCGGCCACGCCCGGATCTTCCGGGCCTCGGTGCTCTCGTTGCGGGAGCAGCTCTACGTCGAGTCCGCCATCAGCCTCGGGGCCACGCCGGCCCGCATCCTGGTGCGGCACCTGATCCCGAATCTGCTCCCGACGGTCATCGTGCTGGCGACGCTCGACTTCGGGGCGCTGTTGCTGACCGTCTCCAGCCTCAGCTTCCTGGGGCTGGGCGTCCAGCCGCCGACGGCTGACTGGGGCGTGATGTTGAACGACGCGCGCCCGTACTTCAGCCAGGTGCCGATGCTGATGATCGTGCCTGGGGTGTGCATCGCCCTGGTGGCGATGACGAGCAACCTGCTCGGCGACGCCCTGCGCGACCTCATCGACGCAGGTCACCGCGACTAA